In one Chitinophaga sancti genomic region, the following are encoded:
- a CDS encoding DUF1972 domain-containing protein: MVKRKAAIIGTVGIPANYGGFETLTEHLVDNLAKQWDITVYCSGKKYAKKSRLRTYKGARLVYLPLDANGIQSIFYDCISIIHALFYADVLLILGVSGGILLPFVKLFTKKKIVISIDGIEWKRQKWNKYARLYLWMAEWLAVRFSDADISDNEAIQDYTAMRYKSHSNIIEYGADHTIKVAPSEEDCAKYSFLSGKYAFNVCRIEPENNLDLVLEAFSKMPARQLVVVGNWNNSDYGKNLREKYASCTHILLLDPIYNQRELDVLRGNCQLYIHGHSAGGTNPSLVEAMYLGLPVFAFGVSYNKATTEGKAVYFRNARELTLLVEESGEEQLKSLGQTMKEIAERRYTWKNIATKYEWLLNRVLENKKGKALLSQVSVKLTRKHLLDLEVGHLSTSDYFYDKR; encoded by the coding sequence ATGGTAAAAAGAAAAGCTGCAATTATAGGAACGGTTGGAATTCCTGCAAATTACGGAGGATTTGAGACCCTAACCGAACATCTGGTAGATAATCTTGCCAAACAATGGGACATAACTGTTTACTGCTCGGGAAAAAAATACGCAAAAAAAAGTCGCCTTCGTACATATAAGGGCGCCAGGCTGGTGTATTTGCCATTGGATGCAAACGGCATTCAAAGCATTTTCTATGACTGTATCAGTATCATTCATGCCCTTTTTTATGCAGATGTGTTACTAATCTTAGGGGTGAGCGGGGGCATTCTTCTCCCCTTTGTAAAACTGTTTACAAAAAAGAAAATCGTCATTTCGATAGATGGAATAGAATGGAAAAGGCAGAAGTGGAACAAATACGCCCGTTTATACCTATGGATGGCCGAATGGCTGGCTGTTCGTTTTTCTGATGCCGACATCTCAGACAATGAAGCTATCCAGGATTATACAGCCATGCGTTATAAATCTCACAGTAATATTATAGAGTATGGAGCAGATCATACAATAAAAGTTGCGCCATCGGAGGAGGATTGTGCTAAGTATAGCTTCCTTTCGGGAAAGTATGCATTTAATGTATGCAGGATTGAACCTGAAAATAACCTGGACCTGGTACTGGAAGCCTTTTCAAAAATGCCGGCCCGGCAACTGGTAGTAGTTGGCAACTGGAACAATTCAGATTATGGGAAAAATCTAAGAGAGAAATATGCATCCTGTACCCATATACTCCTGTTAGATCCAATTTATAACCAGCGTGAACTCGATGTATTAAGGGGAAATTGCCAGCTGTATATCCACGGCCATAGTGCCGGTGGTACCAACCCTTCCCTGGTAGAGGCAATGTACCTGGGCTTACCGGTTTTTGCATTTGGGGTTTCTTATAATAAGGCAACCACCGAAGGGAAAGCAGTCTATTTTAGAAATGCCAGGGAGTTAACATTACTGGTAGAAGAATCAGGAGAAGAGCAACTAAAATCTCTCGGGCAAACGATGAAAGAAATTGCCGAAAGGCGTTACACCTGGAAAAATATAGCAACAAAATACGAATGGCTGTTAAACAGGGTGCTTGAGAACAAAAAGGGCAAAGCTTTGCTTAGCCAGGTATCTGTAAAGCTCACGCGAAAGCACCTGCTTGATCTGGAAGTAGGCCATCTTTCCACCTCTGATTACTTTTATGATAAACGGTGA
- a CDS encoding glycosyltransferase family 4 protein, whose protein sequence is MQQKRIVAVHLLNDFSGSPLILKQSLAILASHYEAHIFTSTPSGSGFLSGNPALHYHPIFYRWSTNKFLTLLYFSFAQLILFCRLLIFLKREDILYINTLLPAGAAIAGKLKGCQVTWHIHEVSLKPILLRKLLTNIALKTGDRFICVSSFVAKHFNFPPGKTAIIYNALGTDFTANADCLLPFIDRDKIPFTVLMACSLKKYKGVFEFVEIARLLPEIEFILVLNAEPEKVLSFKKQVRVPSNCNVLSVQKEMVPFYSQAHLILNLSLPPLWIETFGMTILEGMYMGLPAIVPPIGGICELVTEGVEGYRIDAGNINNIKNAIHHLHTHRDVYQKLSDAAIAKAAEFSQEMFKHKIKNLFLANPVKQELHHGIFFH, encoded by the coding sequence ATGCAGCAGAAAAGAATAGTAGCTGTTCACTTGCTTAACGATTTTAGTGGTAGTCCATTAATATTAAAACAGAGTCTTGCCATACTTGCAAGCCATTATGAGGCGCATATTTTCACGTCTACCCCTTCGGGAAGTGGTTTTCTTTCCGGTAACCCGGCACTGCATTATCATCCCATTTTTTACAGGTGGAGCACCAACAAGTTCCTGACACTCCTTTACTTTTCATTTGCACAGTTAATATTGTTTTGCCGGTTGTTGATATTCCTAAAACGGGAGGATATTCTATATATTAACACACTATTACCTGCGGGAGCTGCAATTGCGGGAAAACTGAAAGGCTGCCAGGTTACCTGGCATATTCACGAGGTTTCCCTAAAACCCATTCTACTCCGGAAATTGCTTACTAACATCGCATTAAAAACCGGCGACAGGTTCATCTGTGTTTCTTCATTCGTAGCAAAACATTTCAATTTCCCGCCAGGGAAAACAGCAATCATCTACAATGCACTTGGCACCGATTTTACAGCCAATGCCGATTGCTTACTACCTTTTATAGACCGTGATAAAATTCCATTTACCGTTTTGATGGCTTGCTCCCTTAAGAAATATAAAGGGGTATTTGAATTTGTCGAAATCGCCAGGCTCCTGCCTGAAATAGAATTTATACTGGTGCTGAATGCCGAACCCGAAAAAGTTTTATCATTCAAAAAGCAAGTCCGGGTTCCTTCAAATTGCAATGTGCTTTCCGTGCAAAAAGAAATGGTTCCCTTTTATAGCCAGGCCCATCTTATTCTGAATCTTTCTCTGCCTCCCCTATGGATTGAAACTTTCGGTATGACAATCCTGGAAGGTATGTACATGGGTCTGCCTGCTATCGTACCTCCTATAGGCGGCATATGTGAACTTGTTACAGAAGGCGTTGAAGGTTATCGTATAGACGCGGGAAACATTAATAATATTAAGAATGCAATCCATCATTTACACACTCACCGGGACGTATATCAAAAACTATCAGATGCGGCCATAGCAAAAGCCGCTGAATTTTCCCAGGAAATGTTCAAACACAAAATCAAAAATTTGTTTTTAGCAAACCCGGTTAAACAGGAACTACATCATGGAATCTTTTTCCACTAA
- a CDS encoding glycosyltransferase family 4 protein: MKTVLITAYAVNPYKGSEDAMGWNMILQALKNHRVIAVTRKNNQPAIEKYCKEHPENEHFDRLSCYYFDWPSWAIRWKKGPLLSMIYYYLWQLTLAIWLFRKRLNPDLVHNLNFHNDWTPSFLWILGKPFVWGHVGHHNKIPRQYILPIYGPRTYLQDRLLWVIKNIFWYADPFLWLCKHKADVIICMNNAAVEKLRLKNNFIIHPSVAADKENSYISQDLQHSFNILSVGRLVPLKGFDLTIRGFAWFYNNLPAADRAKVSLTIAGSGPAAELLHKIAREEQVEGVIKFIDWLPREEVKKLYANATLFLYPSHEGAGMVVPEAMSFGLPVICLDNDGPGKLVAPSSCLLVKQDEYWPTVKAISEKLQHLYWNSPLLAQEKLLATERHQDLFQWNVRGKMLNKVYTYAAEKNSSCSLA; encoded by the coding sequence ATGAAGACAGTACTCATTACTGCTTATGCAGTAAATCCTTACAAAGGTTCCGAAGATGCAATGGGGTGGAATATGATCCTACAAGCACTCAAAAACCACCGGGTAATTGCGGTGACCAGAAAAAATAATCAACCTGCTATAGAAAAATATTGTAAAGAACACCCTGAAAATGAACACTTTGATCGTTTGTCCTGTTATTACTTCGATTGGCCTTCGTGGGCAATTCGCTGGAAAAAAGGACCATTACTAAGCATGATATATTATTATCTATGGCAACTTACGCTTGCAATCTGGCTTTTCAGGAAGCGGTTAAATCCGGACCTCGTTCACAATTTAAACTTCCATAATGACTGGACCCCCAGTTTCCTATGGATATTGGGGAAACCGTTTGTATGGGGGCATGTAGGGCATCATAACAAAATTCCCCGCCAATATATTCTTCCCATATATGGACCCCGCACTTATTTACAGGATCGCTTGCTCTGGGTCATTAAGAATATATTTTGGTATGCCGATCCTTTCCTTTGGCTTTGTAAGCACAAAGCAGATGTAATCATTTGTATGAATAATGCTGCCGTAGAAAAGCTACGGCTTAAGAATAATTTTATTATTCATCCATCAGTGGCTGCAGATAAAGAGAACTCCTATATAAGCCAGGATCTCCAGCATTCATTTAATATACTATCTGTAGGACGATTGGTACCCTTAAAAGGGTTTGATCTTACCATAAGAGGGTTTGCCTGGTTTTACAATAATTTGCCGGCTGCTGATAGAGCAAAAGTATCTCTTACAATTGCGGGAAGCGGGCCAGCAGCGGAGCTACTTCATAAAATAGCCAGGGAAGAACAGGTAGAAGGGGTAATAAAATTTATTGATTGGCTGCCACGGGAAGAAGTGAAAAAGCTATATGCAAATGCCACCCTGTTTCTTTACCCTTCGCACGAAGGTGCAGGCATGGTCGTTCCGGAAGCCATGAGTTTCGGCTTACCTGTAATATGCCTGGATAATGATGGACCTGGGAAATTAGTCGCCCCCTCCTCCTGCCTGCTTGTAAAACAGGATGAATATTGGCCTACTGTCAAAGCTATCTCCGAAAAACTTCAACACCTCTACTGGAATTCGCCATTGCTTGCACAGGAAAAATTGCTCGCTACCGAGCGTCACCAGGATCTGTTTCAATGGAATGTAAGAGGGAAAATGCTAAATAAAGTGTATACATATGCAGCAGAAAAGAATAGTAGCTGTTCACTTGCTTAA
- a CDS encoding acyltransferase — protein sequence MKKLIEYFIQLRNPKFQFDPSVTNAEVGIFFGKQLMAMIRGGRMLFMGRNPQYMMLGKGVNFSFLNKIRWGKFLKLGDYVQVSGLGKKGISFGDNVGIGAFSRLIVATSFNNIGNYIVIGSNVGIGEFAYLGGAGGLSIGNDCIVGQYFSCHPENHIYADPDIPIRHQGVERLGITIEDNCWIGSKVTILDGVTIGRGCVIAAGAVVTRSFPPGVVIGGIPARVLRHRNMEMKVNAIA from the coding sequence ATGAAAAAGCTGATTGAATATTTCATACAATTAAGAAACCCGAAATTTCAATTTGATCCATCTGTCACTAACGCTGAAGTAGGTATATTTTTCGGTAAACAGCTGATGGCAATGATCAGGGGCGGAAGAATGCTTTTCATGGGCAGAAACCCACAATATATGATGTTGGGAAAGGGTGTCAATTTTTCATTTTTAAATAAGATCAGGTGGGGAAAGTTCTTGAAATTAGGAGACTATGTACAGGTGAGCGGTTTAGGGAAGAAAGGTATTAGTTTCGGTGATAATGTTGGAATAGGCGCATTTAGCCGCTTAATTGTTGCGACCAGTTTTAATAATATCGGCAATTATATTGTAATAGGAAGTAATGTGGGCATTGGAGAATTTGCGTATCTGGGCGGCGCAGGAGGACTTAGCATTGGTAATGACTGTATAGTAGGACAGTATTTTAGTTGCCATCCGGAAAATCATATATATGCCGATCCTGACATCCCCATCCGTCACCAGGGAGTAGAGCGACTGGGGATTACCATTGAAGATAATTGCTGGATAGGCAGTAAAGTAACCATCCTGGATGGCGTTACAATCGGCCGGGGATGTGTGATCGCTGCCGGGGCAGTTGTCACCAGGTCCTTTCCTCCCGGGGTAGTTATTGGTGGCATCCCTGCCAGGGTTTTACGCCATCGCAATATGGAAATGAAGGTAAATGCTATTGCTTAA
- a CDS encoding O-antigen ligase family protein, whose protein sequence is MQNNPDDLLRPNKQFLKQINILLTIILFIMVAGFFTWSENVNITRVIKVIGRLGMTIWIIVIHYKIINKGAIGGFRWVNQVSPFLYFSYLILGFISFLWSTDVGYSALQWFMDLESLVFSFYYVKSLMLLETYFPGNDIRFYNLMGNVAFMLLAIFVIGMIVDPDTYFRLVEGGEDRRLGGYIMNPNELGMLCGLGVSCLIFDLYRFKKKAWTIIKIAIMVYVLILTKSRSSLVGLLIIVFFHVRRLNSKLIIYGIYAAVIAAIPVAVEKLILRKGGIDDILSMTGRMPFWKALISEGLPREPLLGFGFMRIDYKDKFESVHTYAGHMTHNTFMQVLMNLGFVGLCLVLVQLVFTFRGFLREEQEKKLMLLGIIIPVLINSFTEFGIFGETNYGILFFQMLIFIISLRPPLRLTPAEKFYLLKKRARLSSDKFSHA, encoded by the coding sequence ATGCAGAACAATCCCGATGACCTGCTAAGGCCTAATAAGCAATTCTTAAAGCAGATAAATATCCTGCTTACCATAATACTATTTATTATGGTGGCTGGCTTTTTCACCTGGAGTGAAAATGTGAACATTACCCGCGTGATAAAAGTAATCGGCAGGTTGGGAATGACCATTTGGATAATTGTTATTCACTATAAAATTATTAATAAAGGAGCTATCGGAGGCTTCCGATGGGTGAACCAGGTGTCTCCATTCCTATATTTCTCATACCTCATCCTGGGGTTTATCTCATTTCTATGGAGCACAGATGTGGGTTATAGTGCATTGCAATGGTTTATGGATCTTGAAAGCCTTGTATTTTCATTCTACTATGTTAAATCACTGATGCTTTTAGAAACTTATTTCCCGGGGAATGACATCCGCTTTTATAACCTGATGGGAAATGTTGCCTTCATGCTGTTAGCTATTTTTGTTATTGGAATGATCGTGGATCCGGATACTTATTTCCGCCTGGTGGAAGGTGGTGAAGACAGGCGTTTGGGCGGATATATCATGAATCCCAATGAGCTGGGCATGCTATGTGGACTGGGTGTATCCTGCCTTATCTTTGATCTTTACAGATTTAAGAAAAAGGCCTGGACTATCATTAAGATAGCCATTATGGTGTATGTACTGATATTGACCAAATCCCGCTCATCCCTGGTCGGTTTATTAATAATCGTATTTTTTCATGTCAGGAGATTAAATAGCAAGTTGATAATTTACGGAATATACGCCGCTGTGATCGCTGCAATCCCGGTAGCTGTTGAAAAACTGATTTTGCGCAAAGGTGGGATCGACGATATATTATCAATGACCGGAAGAATGCCTTTCTGGAAAGCCCTGATCAGTGAGGGCCTGCCAAGGGAACCATTACTGGGATTTGGATTCATGCGCATAGATTATAAAGATAAATTTGAGAGTGTACATACTTATGCCGGCCATATGACACATAACACCTTCATGCAAGTCCTGATGAACCTGGGCTTTGTAGGATTATGCCTTGTCCTGGTACAACTGGTTTTTACCTTCCGGGGGTTCTTAAGAGAAGAACAGGAAAAAAAACTTATGTTACTTGGAATTATCATTCCAGTATTAATTAACTCCTTTACTGAATTTGGCATATTTGGCGAAACGAACTATGGAATACTATTCTTCCAAATGCTGATTTTCATTATTTCCCTTAGACCACCACTCAGGTTAACGCCTGCTGAAAAGTTCTATCTGCTAAAAAAACGAGCCCGATTATCTTCAGATAAATTTTCCCATGCATAG
- a CDS encoding glycosyltransferase family 4 protein: MEICHIILGKANPDRMNGVNRVVNELVSRQTLAGLQVNVWGIASDLLHNYPIRIFPTKLFRKKYFPFSIPSELENEIRKKAGEQIIFHLHGGFIPQFYTICKLLHKYNIPFVITPHGSYNVIAMNRNNLVKKFYFHYFESTLLKNAMAIHSLGQSEIEGLKKIYPNDKTVLIPYGIDLTPMPGNITPSPGFIIGYCGRMDLYTKGLKELVIGFDMFFSKHPHADLWIIGDGPEREILEKLAHSLTAANRIKFWGAQYGNQKEDILSQCSVFASPSRNEGLPSAILEAAAMGIPCLVTEATNMGDYIRKYKAGKVIAHTEPEEIFNGLNSLYHEMKSPVDKAQYKFNTRKMIENEFSWSNVLSQFNAMYECRTIPMTC; this comes from the coding sequence ATGGAAATCTGCCATATAATCCTTGGAAAAGCCAATCCAGATCGGATGAATGGAGTAAACCGGGTCGTCAATGAATTAGTATCCCGCCAAACACTCGCAGGCCTTCAGGTAAATGTGTGGGGGATTGCATCTGATCTCTTACATAATTACCCGATACGCATATTTCCAACAAAACTTTTCCGAAAAAAATACTTCCCTTTTTCAATACCATCTGAATTGGAAAATGAAATCAGGAAAAAGGCCGGTGAACAAATAATATTTCATTTACATGGAGGTTTTATTCCTCAATTCTATACCATTTGCAAACTATTACATAAGTACAACATCCCTTTTGTGATTACGCCTCATGGTAGTTACAACGTTATCGCAATGAATCGAAATAACCTGGTAAAAAAATTTTACTTCCATTATTTTGAGTCTACATTGCTCAAAAATGCCATGGCAATCCACTCACTCGGGCAATCTGAAATTGAAGGATTGAAAAAAATATACCCGAATGATAAAACCGTATTGATCCCTTATGGCATTGATCTGACACCAATGCCAGGTAATATTACACCCTCACCTGGATTTATTATTGGATATTGCGGGCGAATGGACCTTTATACCAAAGGCCTGAAGGAGTTAGTAATTGGATTTGACATGTTCTTCTCCAAACATCCGCATGCCGACCTGTGGATAATTGGTGATGGGCCGGAAAGAGAAATCCTTGAAAAACTAGCCCATAGTTTGACCGCTGCAAACAGGATAAAATTCTGGGGAGCCCAATATGGTAATCAAAAAGAAGATATCCTTTCTCAATGCTCAGTTTTTGCCAGTCCCAGCCGAAATGAAGGATTGCCCTCTGCTATTCTTGAAGCTGCTGCGATGGGAATTCCCTGCCTTGTTACCGAGGCCACCAATATGGGAGATTATATTAGAAAATATAAAGCTGGAAAGGTAATAGCACACACTGAACCTGAAGAGATTTTTAACGGGCTGAATTCCCTTTATCATGAAATGAAATCCCCCGTTGATAAAGCCCAATATAAATTCAATACCCGTAAAATGATTGAAAATGAATTTAGCTGGTCTAATGTCCTTTCACAATTTAATGCGATGTATGAATGCAGAACAATCCCGATGACCTGCTAA
- a CDS encoding lipopolysaccharide biosynthesis protein, which produces MKKIFLQEYEKYWVLADQVTVSGAAFVTNLVLARVLGITNFGKFTSIVMLQLFLLSITMSLSSQLYQVLFLRLEEKEKQLLTTGLFYQQLFGSLGLILLTLILNQLFPVFFSQVLSIPSNLSSLWPILAITFTIFTDFLRRALITQGKARFALLIDMIDNFLQIVLIAVCLYMKVLDIKMAWLCIALAYIPAIIVGIYLLAPHTISSECFRFTWKQQKDKSSWLLGTSLLQWGSGYFFVVAAGWWLGAAALGALRLAQYVFGLLNLLLQAVENYALPLASRGIQKGKYWYLLLKKCILLIVPFLIIIGIFAKQILLFAGGNEFASYTFVMYGLIVVYLAITIGYPIRIAIRSMHMNKDYFVAYILSVSVSILCAPWLLQHWQLYGVLAGLLLSQVINSGYWLIVLFHKKNFIWKSAI; this is translated from the coding sequence ATGAAAAAGATATTTCTACAGGAATATGAAAAGTACTGGGTGCTCGCGGACCAGGTTACCGTAAGCGGAGCAGCCTTTGTTACAAACCTCGTTCTTGCAAGGGTGCTGGGTATAACCAATTTTGGAAAATTCACTTCAATAGTTATGTTACAGTTGTTCTTATTGTCCATAACAATGTCTCTGAGCTCCCAGTTATACCAGGTGCTGTTTCTGAGACTTGAAGAAAAGGAGAAACAACTGCTCACCACCGGTTTGTTTTATCAACAGTTATTTGGGAGCCTGGGGCTAATACTACTTACGCTCATTTTAAACCAGCTCTTCCCTGTTTTTTTCTCACAGGTTCTTTCTATACCATCAAATTTATCTTCTTTATGGCCCATACTGGCAATTACGTTCACCATATTTACAGATTTCCTGAGAAGAGCCCTTATCACGCAGGGTAAAGCCCGGTTTGCCCTGTTGATCGATATGATAGATAACTTTCTACAGATAGTGCTGATAGCAGTTTGCCTGTATATGAAGGTATTGGATATAAAGATGGCCTGGCTATGTATCGCTTTAGCATATATTCCGGCCATCATTGTTGGTATCTACCTGCTGGCCCCTCATACTATTTCTTCTGAATGCTTTCGTTTTACCTGGAAACAGCAAAAAGACAAAAGTAGCTGGTTATTGGGCACTTCCCTCCTTCAGTGGGGCTCGGGTTATTTTTTTGTAGTCGCCGCCGGTTGGTGGCTTGGTGCCGCAGCATTAGGCGCTTTAAGATTGGCGCAATATGTATTTGGGCTACTTAACCTCTTATTACAGGCCGTCGAGAATTATGCACTTCCCCTTGCATCACGGGGTATTCAAAAAGGTAAATACTGGTACCTGCTGCTAAAAAAATGCATATTACTAATTGTTCCTTTCCTTATCATAATTGGCATCTTTGCAAAGCAAATCTTATTATTTGCCGGGGGTAATGAATTTGCCTCCTATACATTTGTAATGTACGGGCTTATTGTTGTTTACCTGGCTATTACGATCGGTTATCCTATCAGGATAGCTATCCGGTCAATGCACATGAACAAAGATTACTTTGTGGCCTACATTCTCTCCGTAAGCGTCAGTATACTATGTGCACCCTGGTTATTACAGCACTGGCAGTTATATGGTGTTCTTGCCGGCCTATTACTTTCACAAGTAATAAACTCAGGATATTGGTTGATCGTATTATTTCACAAAAAAAATTTCATATGGAAATCTGCCATATAA
- a CDS encoding GumC family protein, with protein sequence MNRLKPLYRGIPIVILTMLAGYLIAKKYLTYVTPMYESTSKIKLADIHEGVSNSNLYKDFDVFVTSNKISAEVELLKSKVLIRKMLKVVDFNVDIFRIGKLRKMELYDQSPFLVKYLFTEGNSYDSTFQLTISQDSIISLKTPSGHTFVSRFNQAIHLPGGELTLIRNDDLVARKSGLNINDRYEFIIRSSTKLENSILSGLDVMAVDKDVPVIRISYKCPVAQKSADVVNALSAAYIDDYIEEKFKSADTTERFLNKQLDTFSNKLSSSETDIKDYRNQHNIINIRQETETDLRKIADLKKQLASLKMNLNAIDTLDQYMKQGQDRFFELAPNFEAFTDLLSTELVKKIKELQREKKDLLIKYTPENEKVLVVDEKLADISKYLEESIHNTQRSLRIQYNDLQHSIDESEKVFIGLPEKEKRMTILERNFSMNEEIYRFLHGKKTDAEIAKAATISFHRIISNGEVPEKPVSPNYTIIKILAAILGMMAGIVFIYFIHSVKAKVNDEENINRLSDIPVLGSIPYLKKPSEQEKHFRKWVIEMDLKHLLPKGTVICISSFNNSEGKNFISTGLVNGMETMNRQVALISAQSLPDSDQLSIQAWKKKLQELSEENDLIIILTPPLSQEESGLIPMSLASINMFILDSRKTPKHVIAEAEKLKREFAFPNFVFVLNRAGYTPSLYSQAKNILSNIVSKKG encoded by the coding sequence ATGAACAGGTTAAAACCCTTATACAGGGGCATTCCGATTGTTATACTGACCATGTTGGCGGGATACCTGATAGCCAAAAAGTACCTGACATATGTAACTCCAATGTACGAAAGCACCTCTAAAATAAAGCTCGCTGATATACATGAAGGTGTCTCAAACAGCAATCTGTACAAGGATTTTGATGTGTTTGTAACCTCAAACAAAATTAGCGCAGAAGTGGAGTTATTGAAATCAAAAGTACTTATCCGGAAAATGCTGAAAGTAGTAGATTTCAATGTAGATATATTTCGCATTGGCAAACTCCGGAAAATGGAATTATATGATCAAAGCCCCTTCCTTGTAAAATATCTGTTTACAGAGGGAAACAGTTATGACAGTACTTTCCAGCTTACAATCTCTCAAGATTCCATCATATCTCTTAAAACACCTTCCGGACACACCTTCGTATCAAGATTCAACCAGGCGATCCACCTCCCCGGCGGTGAGCTTACACTGATCCGAAATGATGACCTGGTTGCAAGAAAGAGCGGATTGAACATTAACGATCGGTATGAATTTATCATCCGCTCATCAACGAAGCTGGAAAACTCGATTCTTTCCGGCCTGGATGTAATGGCTGTGGATAAGGATGTACCTGTTATACGTATCAGTTATAAATGCCCGGTGGCACAAAAATCGGCCGATGTTGTAAATGCACTGTCTGCCGCTTATATCGATGATTATATAGAAGAGAAATTTAAATCAGCTGATACGACTGAACGTTTCCTCAACAAACAGCTGGATACATTCAGCAACAAATTATCCTCCAGTGAAACTGATATTAAAGATTACCGAAACCAGCATAACATCATCAATATCCGCCAGGAAACAGAAACAGATCTCAGAAAAATTGCCGACCTGAAAAAACAACTTGCCAGCCTGAAAATGAACTTAAATGCCATTGATACGCTGGACCAGTATATGAAACAGGGCCAGGACCGTTTCTTTGAGCTCGCTCCCAATTTTGAGGCATTTACAGACCTTTTAAGCACAGAACTGGTCAAGAAGATCAAAGAGCTACAGCGGGAGAAAAAAGACCTGCTCATAAAATATACCCCTGAAAATGAAAAAGTTTTGGTCGTAGATGAAAAACTGGCAGACATAAGTAAGTACCTGGAAGAAAGCATTCACAATACCCAAAGAAGTCTCCGGATTCAATACAATGACCTGCAGCATTCTATCGATGAATCAGAAAAGGTGTTTATAGGACTTCCCGAAAAGGAAAAAAGAATGACAATCCTGGAACGCAATTTCTCTATGAATGAAGAAATATATCGTTTTTTACACGGGAAAAAGACCGACGCAGAAATAGCCAAAGCAGCAACTATCTCATTTCATAGAATCATTTCAAATGGAGAAGTACCGGAGAAACCAGTCTCTCCCAATTATACCATCATAAAGATTTTAGCAGCCATACTTGGAATGATGGCCGGTATTGTATTTATTTACTTTATCCACTCTGTCAAAGCAAAAGTGAATGATGAAGAAAATATCAACCGCCTTTCTGACATCCCGGTGCTGGGATCAATTCCTTACCTGAAAAAGCCTTCTGAACAGGAAAAACATTTCCGGAAATGGGTCATCGAAATGGATTTAAAACACCTGCTTCCCAAAGGAACCGTTATTTGCATCTCCTCATTCAATAATAGCGAAGGAAAGAATTTCATTTCTACAGGCCTGGTGAATGGGATGGAAACCATGAACCGACAGGTGGCACTGATCTCTGCTCAATCGTTGCCAGACAGTGACCAGTTATCAATACAGGCATGGAAAAAAAAGTTACAGGAACTGTCTGAAGAAAATGATCTGATCATTATTCTTACGCCTCCCCTGTCACAGGAAGAAAGCGGGCTTATACCAATGTCACTGGCATCCATAAACATGTTTATTCTTGATAGCCGGAAAACACCAAAACATGTAATCGCAGAAGCCGAGAAGTTAAAACGGGAATTTGCGTTTCCCAATTTTGTCTTTGTTTTAAATCGTGCTGGCTACACTCCAAGCTTGTATTCTCAGGCTAAAAATATATTAAGCAACATCGTTAGCAAAAAAGGATGA
- a CDS encoding polysaccharide biosynthesis/export family protein, which yields MTVSKQEQNTQKLDSIFAFNDHYTYTLRKDDKINVSVWDNDDLSVGSIYGIYNSNEVYGKWLMLDDSGYVSIPKLGKINLFGLSVNAAKEKLTLAFKKWIVNPIVDVKVLNKEVTVLGELKAPGKILLEKENNTLLELIGKAGDFDFYANKKKIQVIRIVNSQPVSFIADLSRLKDLAATNIQIHPGDIIYVPSRRGKEWDRRAGSTIVPIASAISTAVLLTKIF from the coding sequence ATGACAGTATCAAAGCAGGAACAAAATACCCAAAAACTGGATTCAATCTTTGCCTTCAATGATCATTATACCTACACACTAAGAAAAGATGATAAAATAAATGTCAGTGTCTGGGATAATGATGACCTAAGTGTGGGATCAATATATGGCATTTATAACTCAAACGAAGTTTATGGAAAATGGTTAATGCTGGATGACTCAGGTTATGTCTCCATTCCAAAACTAGGGAAGATTAACCTATTTGGCCTAAGTGTCAATGCAGCAAAAGAAAAGCTCACGCTTGCGTTTAAAAAATGGATTGTAAACCCCATCGTTGATGTAAAAGTGCTCAACAAAGAAGTAACTGTACTTGGCGAATTAAAAGCGCCCGGAAAAATTCTATTGGAAAAAGAAAACAATACCCTGCTGGAACTAATAGGGAAAGCAGGTGATTTTGACTTTTATGCCAATAAAAAGAAAATACAGGTGATCAGAATTGTAAATAGTCAACCCGTTTCGTTCATAGCAGATCTATCCCGGCTAAAAGACCTGGCAGCTACCAATATTCAGATCCACCCCGGTGATATCATTTATGTACCCAGCAGGAGAGGCAAAGAATGGGATAGACGCGCCGGATCGACCATTGTACCTATCGCATCTGCTATAAGTACAGCTGTATTACTGACAAAAATATTCTGA